From the genome of Terriglobia bacterium, one region includes:
- a CDS encoding GxxExxY protein → MEDGENPAYRIVEAARTVHRTLGPGFLESIYSRALVSELKSRGLPIEREKQIKIWYGAQLVGTHRLDLVVNATVIVELKANRGIVGAHVAQLRSYLHASGHPYGLILNFGMPELEWEFIPSIETGDR, encoded by the coding sequence GTGGAGGACGGTGAGAATCCGGCTTACAGAATTGTCGAAGCGGCACGAACCGTGCATCGTACGCTCGGCCCGGGGTTTCTGGAAAGCATTTACAGCCGTGCGCTGGTTTCCGAATTGAAAAGCCGCGGGCTTCCCATCGAACGGGAAAAGCAGATCAAGATCTGGTATGGCGCTCAGCTTGTCGGTACGCACCGGCTGGATCTTGTTGTGAATGCCACAGTCATTGTGGAATTGAAAGCAAACCGTGGGATTGTTGGCGCGCACGTCGCACAATTGCGATCCTATCTTCACGCTTCGGGGCATCCGTACGGACTGATCCTGAACTTCGGCATGCCGGAGCTGGAATGGGAATTCATCCCCTCGATCGAGACAGGGGATCGTTGA